A portion of the Acidobacteriaceae bacterium genome contains these proteins:
- a CDS encoding NAD(P)/FAD-dependent oxidoreductase, with protein sequence MNTPVTIIGAGLGGLTLARVLHTRGIPAVVYEAEASATARAQGGMLDIHTNNGQLALKAAGLYDELLAIVHPGGQASRVLDKQGRVLLEDSDDGSGGRPEAPRGELRRILLESLPHNTVRWGHKVATVSSLGEGRHFVTFTNGTTVTADLLIGADGAWSKVRPLLSPAKPTYVGITYIETYLHDCDHRHQASAKAVGGGALMAVAPGKGILAHREPNGVLHTYVALRKPEDWLVSLDISTPEATLSRVAEEFLDWAPELTALITDGETAPAVRPIYSLPTEHRWERIPGVTLLGDAAHLMAPSGEGANLAMYDGAELARVLASTPDDIEAALLAYERELFPRSSAEAVEANRLQEVLFGDNAPQSLLDFFKNSQQSQ encoded by the coding sequence ATGAACACTCCAGTTACCATCATCGGTGCCGGCCTTGGCGGCCTGACGCTTGCACGCGTCCTCCACACTCGTGGCATCCCCGCCGTAGTCTACGAAGCAGAAGCCTCGGCCACAGCGCGCGCGCAAGGCGGCATGCTCGACATCCACACAAACAATGGGCAACTCGCCCTCAAGGCCGCAGGCCTCTATGACGAGCTCCTCGCAATCGTCCATCCCGGCGGTCAGGCTTCGCGGGTGCTCGACAAACAAGGCCGTGTCCTGCTCGAAGACTCCGACGACGGCTCAGGCGGCCGCCCGGAAGCGCCTCGAGGCGAGCTTCGCCGCATCCTCCTCGAATCTCTTCCCCACAACACTGTTCGCTGGGGACACAAAGTCGCAACAGTCTCTTCCCTCGGCGAGGGACGACACTTCGTGACCTTCACGAACGGCACAACTGTGACGGCTGACCTGCTCATAGGTGCGGACGGAGCTTGGTCAAAGGTCCGTCCCCTACTCTCTCCCGCAAAGCCAACCTACGTAGGCATCACCTACATAGAGACGTACCTGCACGACTGCGACCACCGTCATCAGGCAAGCGCAAAGGCCGTCGGCGGAGGAGCGCTTATGGCCGTAGCTCCCGGGAAAGGCATCCTCGCCCACCGCGAGCCGAACGGCGTCCTCCACACCTATGTCGCGTTACGCAAGCCAGAAGATTGGCTTGTAAGCCTCGACATCTCCACCCCAGAGGCGACCCTGTCCCGTGTTGCCGAAGAGTTCCTTGACTGGGCCCCAGAGCTGACAGCGCTCATCACCGACGGCGAGACTGCTCCCGCCGTTCGCCCAATTTACTCCCTACCCACCGAACACAGGTGGGAACGCATCCCCGGTGTTACCCTGCTGGGCGATGCCGCACATCTGATGGCTCCATCTGGCGAAGGCGCGAACCTCGCCATGTACGACGGCGCCGAGCTTGCCAGAGTCCTCGCTTCCACCCCTGATGACATAGAAGCGGCGCTACTTGCGTACGAACGGGAACTATTCCCACGCAGTTCTGCCGAAGCGGTCGAAGCCAACCGCCTGCAAGAAGTGCTCTTCGGCGACAACGCCCCGCAAAGCCTGCTCGACTTCTTCAAAAACAGCCAGCAAAGTCAGTAA